In one window of Clupea harengus chromosome 4, Ch_v2.0.2, whole genome shotgun sequence DNA:
- the porcnl gene encoding porcupine O-acyltransferase like: MATYSRWELFQELAVGCVLPAAQQGFDQVWQLLFVCLLCRFLFRTGLPPSVKHLCSLAAGLYVLYQFFELHMVWVLLLSVLCYLTLFLVCYSNSRGTFLSLAILIYLLVGELHLVDATTWLKIRGSQMVVAMKAISLAFDLDRGVISAFPSPLEFMGYVLFVGTVIFGPWVSFTSYKDALDSRKLKFSWFAKISGSWVKCQLCLVVSTCIAPYLFPYLIPVDGGESLNRWLDAYENAVSFHYSHYFVSFLSETTTTLAGAGFTDHKDNVKWDMTVANPVNVELPRSMVEVVTSWNVPMSRWLNTYVFKSALKLGTFPAILVTYTASALLHGLSFHLGAVLLSLGFITYVEHVLRKRLAAIFSACILSKSCPPDCNHQNKKALWVFGINIIFSTLAIVHLTYLGSMFDTDMDNMDPGEGYLANHTIQKWSELSWLSHKVMFGCFVFYWLI; the protein is encoded by the exons ATGGCAACATATAGTAGGTGGGAGCTGTTCCAGGAGTTGGCAGTGGGCTGTGTGCTCCCCGCTGCTCAGCAGGGCTTTGATCAAGTATGGCAACTCCTTTTTGTATGCCTGCTGTGTCGCTTTCTCTTCAGGACAG GTCTGCCACCCAGTGTGAAACATCTGTGCTCTTTGGCTGCAGGGCTCTATGTCCTGTACCAATTCTTTGAGCTGCACATGGTttgggtgctgctgctgagTGTCCTGTGCTACCTCACCCTCTTCCTGGTCTGTTACTCCAACAGCCGTGGTACCTTCCTCTCCCTCGCCATCCTTATCTATCTTCTCGTGgg GGAGCTGCACTTGGTGGATGCCACAACCTGGCTAAAAATAAGAG GTTCCCAGATGGTGGTGGCGATGAAGGCTATCTCACTGGCCTTTGATTTAGATAGAGGGGTCATTTCTGCTTTTCCTTCGCCTCTGGAATTCATGGGCTACGTCTTGTTTGTGGGCACCGTCATTTTTGGTCCCTGGGTCAGCTTCACCAGTTACAAAGATGCGCTCGATAGCCGCAAGTTG AAATTTTCTTGGTTTGCAAAGATCTCTGGGAGCTGGGTGAAGTGTCAGCTCTGCTTGGTAGTGTCCACTTGCATTGCACCATACCTCTTCCCATACCTGATCCCAGTCGATGGAGGGGAATCTCTGAACAG GTGGCTTGATGCCTATGAGAATGCAGTGTCCTTTCACTATAGTCACTACTTTGTGAGCTTCCTGAGtgaaaccaccaccaccctggcTGGAGCTGGCTTCACTGATCACAAGGACAATGTCAAATG GGACATGACTGTGGCCAACCCTGTTAATGTGGAACTACCCAGATCCATGGTAGAGGTTGTGACATCCTGGAATGTGCCCATGTCTCGTTGGTTGAATACAT ATGTCTTCAAAAGTGCACTTAAACTGGGAACATTTCCTGCCATTTTGGTGACCTACACAGCCAGTGCCTTACTGCAT gGTCTCAGTTTCCACCTTGGCGCAGTCCTGTTATCTCTTGGGTTCATCACCTATGTGGAACACG TTCTTAGAAAGCGCTTGGCTGCCATCTTCAGTGCCTGCATCCTGTCAAAGAGTTGTCCACCTGATTGCAATCATCAAAACAAGAAG GCTCTGTGGGTGTTTGGGATCAATATAATCTTTAGTACTTTGGCCATTGTCCACCTGACCTATCTGGGCTCTATGTTTGACACTGATATGGACAACATGGATCCAGGAGAG GGTTACCTGGCCAATCACACCATCCAAAAATGGTCGGAACTGAGCTGGTTGAGCCACAAGgttatgtttggctgttttgTGTTCTACTGGCTCATATGA
- the si:dkey-16n15.6 gene encoding organic solute transporter subunit alpha has protein sequence MMLGVRGNCTWVGAEIPLSSEFFRVIKNEIWLFLIPAALAFLLLALFLEELGFFLRHVPSSRRRRLYLWILGMYPIFGLTSIIALYIPRSSSLCNFIAALYHSITLWKFMGLITDFFGGKSRMLEVLAEEKVSPNPFPCCFCCCLPMIAISRTSLGWMTAAVLQLSVVRTILFFLTLVLWTDEQYDYGDVDSVNPNMYVNAIIGVSTFLSFYGYLLFYKATKSALHGYGLRAKFVCIIVVLVLCGLQSGILETMGALNLVPCTPPFSALMRSQLIYHYAVIVEMFCICLFARNTFRKVEPSPEQGDRGDDCFLRGQQDKAVQTEEELSLSVQLSAPAEAQWSGWCGGGGSGGGASNPGYNSDSEDSLCRIEHAPLDRFPFPLHPRRQEDASEDKANSESTGDCLALELSKVTVTAEINYDEKPDVTVV, from the exons ATGATGCTGGGGGTAAGAGGCAACTGCACCTGGGTAGGGGCAGAGATCCCTCTGTCATCTGAATTCTTCAGAG TAATAAAGAATGAGATCTGGCTCTTCCTCATCCCCGCTGCCCTGGCGTTTCTCCTGCTGGCCCTGTTCCTGGAGGAGCTTGGGTTCTTCCTCAGGCATGTTCCCTCTTCCAGGCGGAGGCGGCTCTACCTGTGGATTCTGGGAATGTACCCg ATATTTGGTCTGACCTCTATCATTGCTCTTTATATTCCACGGTCGTCTTCACTCTGCAATTTTATTGCAGCCCT GTACCATTCTATCACTTTGTGGAAGTTCATGGGTCTTATAACAGACTTCTTTGGGGGCAAAAGCAGAATGCTGGAGGTGTTGGCTGAAGAGAAGGTCTCCCCTAATCCATTCCCATGTTGTTTCTGCTGCTGCCTTCCAATGATTGCCATAAGCAG GACAAGCCTGGGCTGGATGACGGCTGCAGTCCTTCAGCTGTCAGTGGTGCGGACTATCCTGTTCTTCTTAACCCTGGTCCTCTGGACAGATGAGCAGTATGACTACGGGGAT GTGGACTCTGTAAATCCTAACATGTACGTGAATGCCATCATAGGTGTGTCGACCTTCTTGTCTTTTTATGGATATCTACTGTTTTACAAAGCAACCAAAAGTGCCCTGCATGGCTATGGTCTCAGGGCCAAATTTGTATGCATCATTGTGGTCCTGGTGTTGTGCGGACTGCAAAGTGGGATCCTGGAGACCATGGGAGCCCTGAATTTAGTCCCCTGCACCCCACCATTCTCAGCACTCATGCGGTCTCAGT TAATTTACCACTACGCTGTCATTGTGGAGATGTTTTGCATCTGCCTATTCGCCCGCAACACGTTCCGCAAAGTGGAGCCCAGCCCCGAGCAGGGGGACAGAGGTGACGACTGTTTCCTCCGCGGGCAGCAGGACAAGGCCGTCCAGACGGAGGAGGAGCTGTCCCTCAGCGTGCAGCTCAGCGCCCCAGCGGAGGCACAGTGGTCGGGCTGGTGTGGAGGCGGCGGTAGCGGTGGTGGCGCCTCTAACCCGGGCTATAACAGCGACAGCGAGGACAGCCTTTGCCGCATAGAGCACGCTCCGCTGGACcgtttccctttccctctgcaTCCCAGACGTCAGGAAGACGCGAGTGAAGACAAGGCCAACTCTGAGTCCACGGGGGACTGTCTTGCCCTGGAGCTGTCCAAAGTGACAGTCACTGCTGAAATCAACTATGATGAAAAACCAGATGTCACCGTTGTTTAG
- the suv39h1a gene encoding histone-lysine N-methyltransferase SUV39H1-A isoform X2, which translates to MWSILALEVKMAQHLKACFVACKVSWTDLQALCRRARVACIELEVNKGSFNEYEVEYVADYMKQNGKEYFLIKWKGYSESENTWEPRKNLKCPKLLKVFMSDLDAALRRPKERWRFEDSIELDQKAVGYLIQKAKQRQILKCWETRINKSSRQNGRIYVQNDVDLEGMPQDFTYIDDYRVGEGVEITPTAVGCECKDCFRDPVAGCCPGLAQHRLAYTDRGVVRVRPGEPIYECNSRCRCGPDCINRVVQRGIQYDLCIFRTDNGRGWGVRTLDRILKNTFVMEYLGEIITTEEAERRGEAYDSQGATYLFDLDYVEDVFTVDAANYGNVSHFVNHSCEPNLQVYNVFIDNLDERLPRIVFFATRYIKAGEELTFDYKMQIDPVDAESSKMDFSLATVEGPSRKRMRVECKCGVESCRKYLF; encoded by the exons ATGTGGTCTATATTGGCACTGGAGGTTAAGATGGCGCAACATTTGAAAG CCTGCTTCGTTGCTTGCAAAGTTTCATGGACTGATTTACAAGCACTGTGTCGTCGGGCGAGGGTAGCGTGTATCGAGCTTGAGGTGAACAAAGGTAGCTTCAATGAATATGAAGTGGAATATGTCGCTGACTACATGAAGCAAAAT GGAAAGGAGTACTTCTTAATAAAATGGAAGGGCTATTCGGAGTCCGAGAATACCTGGGAGCCGCGCAAGAACCTGAAATGTCCAAAGCTCCTGAAAGTATTCATGTCCGACCTGGACGCAGCACTTCGGCGCCCAAAGGAAAGGTGGAGGTTCGAGGACTCTATAGAACTGGACCAGAAGGCTGTCGGTTACCTGATCCAGAAAGCCAAGCAGCGCCAGATACTCAAGTGCTGGGAAACTCGGATAAACAAGAGCAGCCGTCAAAACGGTCGTATCTACGTACAAAACGATGTGGACCTGGAAGGAATGCCCCAAGACTTCACCTACATCGACGACTACAGGGTAGGTGAAGGTGTGGAGATAACACCAACGGCTGTGGGCTGTGAATGCAAAGACTGTTTCAGGGACCCCGTGGCTGGCTGTTGCCCTGGCCTCGCGCAGCATCGACTTGCCTACACTGACAGAGGAGTGGTGCGCGTGCGACCCGGTGAGCCCATCTACGAGTGCAATTCGCGCTGCAGATGTGGTCCTGACTGCATCAACCGGGTAGTGCAAAGGGGGATTCAGTATGACCTGTGCATCTTTAGGACGGACAATGGTCGTGGCTGGGGAGTGCGCACTTTGGACCGAATCCTGAAGAACACATTCGTCATGGAGTATCTTGGGGAG ATCATCACAACAGAagaagcggagaggagaggggaagccTATGACAGCCAAGGCGCCACTTACCTGTTTGATCTCGACTATGTGGAGGATGTGTTCACTGTTGATGCAGCCAATTACGGCAATGTATCCCATTTTGTCAACCACAGT TGTGAACCCAACCTGCAGGTATATAATGTTTTCATCGATAACCTTGATGAGAGACTACCCAGGATCGTGTTCTTTGCCACCCGCTACATCAAGGCTGGGGAGGAGCTGACTTTCGACTATAAAATGCAAA